The Bacillus sp. NEB1478 genome contains the following window.
GGTGGAGCATTATTAACTTCATTACGCGCAAAGAAAGGCAGCGAAAAAGACAATCAAAACTTAAAAAAGGGAATCACTATCCTCCTTATTTCAACGGTTGGATATGTTACATATGTTGTCCTCATTAAATGGTTTGAAATTAACGGTTGGGAAGCTATCCTGCCTCAGGCTGTGGGAATGTTTATTGGGGCGCTCATTATGTCCTTCAAACATAAGCCGTTCAATAAGTATTCGATAAGAAATATTTTGACAGGATTGATTTGGAGTACAGGAAACCTTACGTTGTTACTTGCTCTTCCACTGATTGGGATCGCAACAAGCTTTTCACTTTCTCAGACAGGAATTATTATTTCGACATTAGGCGGAATCTTTATATTAGGAGAAAAGCGAAGCAAAAAAGAGATCATATGGGTGATTTCAGGGTGTGTGCTGATTATTGTCGGCGGTGTGATGTTAGGATTTACAAAATCATAAAGAAGGAGTTG
Protein-coding sequences here:
- a CDS encoding GRP family sugar transporter, translating into MGIIWALITAVCWGSIVLVSEKLGGDFHSQTLGMTLGALLFSIVAFFVVQPDITMTVFAIGAVSGIFWVIGQRNQFASVDYLGVSKIVPLSTGMQLFGTTLFGVIVFHEWKTKTEIIIGIIAICAIVGGALLTSLRAKKGSEKDNQNLKKGITILLISTVGYVTYVVLIKWFEINGWEAILPQAVGMFIGALIMSFKHKPFNKYSIRNILTGLIWSTGNLTLLLALPLIGIATSFSLSQTGIIISTLGGIFILGEKRSKKEIIWVISGCVLIIVGGVMLGFTKS